From Schaalia sp. ZJ405, one genomic window encodes:
- a CDS encoding zinc-dependent metalloprotease, whose amino-acid sequence MEANDPFSEFLRRMLGDEAAEEAAHALQAQGFDPSTFPAEFSDPQKFTQAVSQFEFLMNSSSGPVNWRIVEDTARQQAFQSGDPSPTAAQAQRARQAMSVADLWLDSVTEFSPGAVERHVWSRNEWIASTLDMWKRICEPVAASVSRALGAAMSSQLSDLGIDTSSSPLTGNEDEAGILHEDEGPLSDGLRKMLSQTQSMIPQLSAVMFGAQIGNALAALSKDSLGSFDVGLPLVDKPVTALVVHNIEEFSDGVDIPFEEIQQFVAVREAAHRRLFTSVPWLARDLIHAVERYSGEIAIDMTAITDAAQGIDLSDPQSFEGALAGGIFEMNVSPTQAATLERLETLLALVEGWVEVVTAAAVAPYLPHADQLRELVRRRRATGAPAEDILGQLIGLRMRPRRARGAASIFSLVQADGGAEAREALWSHPDVIPTATELDTPDTFLTLRRAAKDQDADIDAALNSLLDGTMGWASGLSPEDDPERETLKRAGFSAGAGTSGAEGEAAAGSDSEKSETAWDESGDNDGSEE is encoded by the coding sequence ATGGAAGCGAACGATCCGTTCTCAGAGTTTCTCCGCCGCATGCTCGGTGACGAAGCAGCCGAGGAAGCCGCGCACGCACTTCAGGCGCAGGGTTTCGACCCCTCAACCTTTCCCGCAGAGTTTTCCGACCCGCAGAAATTCACCCAGGCTGTCTCTCAGTTTGAGTTCCTCATGAATTCCTCCAGCGGGCCCGTGAACTGGCGCATCGTTGAAGATACGGCCCGTCAGCAGGCCTTCCAGTCCGGTGATCCCTCTCCCACGGCAGCGCAAGCTCAACGCGCACGCCAGGCAATGTCTGTTGCCGACCTGTGGCTTGATTCCGTGACCGAGTTCTCTCCCGGGGCCGTCGAACGCCACGTGTGGAGCCGCAACGAATGGATCGCCTCAACCCTGGACATGTGGAAACGCATCTGCGAACCCGTTGCCGCAAGCGTGTCGCGCGCCCTCGGGGCGGCCATGTCCAGTCAGCTCAGTGACCTCGGCATCGACACGTCTTCTTCGCCTCTGACGGGCAACGAGGACGAGGCCGGAATCCTTCACGAGGACGAGGGCCCACTATCAGACGGCCTGCGCAAGATGCTGAGCCAAACCCAATCAATGATTCCCCAGTTGTCAGCGGTGATGTTCGGTGCGCAGATCGGGAACGCTCTGGCGGCCCTGTCGAAAGATTCCCTGGGGTCTTTCGATGTTGGTCTGCCGCTGGTGGACAAGCCAGTCACTGCGCTCGTCGTTCATAACATCGAGGAATTCTCCGACGGTGTGGACATTCCCTTTGAGGAGATTCAACAATTCGTTGCCGTCCGTGAAGCCGCGCATCGGCGACTCTTCACTTCGGTTCCCTGGCTTGCCCGCGACCTCATCCATGCCGTTGAGCGCTATTCCGGTGAAATTGCCATCGACATGACGGCGATCACCGATGCCGCTCAGGGCATCGATCTGTCCGATCCTCAGTCCTTCGAGGGAGCGCTCGCGGGTGGGATTTTTGAGATGAACGTTTCGCCGACGCAGGCAGCGACCCTCGAGCGACTTGAAACGCTTCTTGCGCTGGTTGAAGGCTGGGTTGAAGTCGTCACCGCTGCGGCCGTTGCCCCGTATTTGCCGCACGCAGATCAACTGCGTGAACTTGTTCGACGCCGGCGTGCCACGGGTGCCCCAGCCGAGGACATTCTTGGCCAGCTCATCGGTCTGCGGATGCGTCCACGCCGCGCTCGCGGCGCCGCGTCGATCTTCTCCCTGGTTCAGGCTGACGGTGGCGCAGAAGCTCGCGAGGCTCTGTGGAGTCACCCCGATGTCATCCCCACGGCAACGGAGCTGGATACTCCCGACACCTTCCTGACCTTGCGTCGGGCCGCCAAGGATCAGGACGCCGACATTGATGCGGCTCTGAACTCTTTGCTTGACGGAACGATGGGCTGGGCTTCTGGATTGTCTCCCGAGGACGATCCGGAAAGGGAGACCCTCAAACGTGCGGGTTTCAGCGCCGGGGCCGGTACGTCGGGGGCCGAGGGCGAGGCCGCTGCCGGATCGGATTCGGAAAAATCTGAGACTGCCTGGGATGAATCCGGTGACAACGATGGCTCGGAAGAGTAG
- a CDS encoding ATP-dependent DNA helicase UvrD2, with protein sequence MEQPDPSALLDALDPDQRAVATQVTGPLAVLAGAGTGKTRAITYRIAYGVASGVYDPSQVLAVTFTKRAAYEMRHRLAQLGVPRVQARTFHSAALRQLIHFWPTVVGGPLPEILPHKASLVAASTRRMGLGSDKTLVRDLAAEIEWAKVSMIDSAHYRQRVLRDGHEVPAGLSASDMAQLLDVYEDAKAERGCIDFEDVLVHMCGILQERPEVAAIVRKQYQHFVVDEFQDVNALQQKLLDLWLGNRHDVCVVGDVAQTIYSFTGASPKYLLGFARKHPGARTVELVRDYRSTPQVVAVANRLMSLSGRSAGTVRLESQRPSGPAVSFRSYADDRAEAEGIADRVGQLIAQGTDAHRIAVLMRMNSQSQIIEEVFGQRGIPVAMTHATPFFNRESVRLGINALVVASRGQSMQEEHAGSARQSPGTGVGGQAPASAGDIAATTNETESPHDGLVDLVKDILGPVGWSPQAPAGTALRERWANLQAIVQWAQDSAATTLGDFVAELRERAQYQVEPDKNGVELTTIHAAKGLEWDAVFLIGASEGQLPISHATTDDEREEERRLAYVAITRARDILEVSWARARSTSGRGARKRSRLFDGIWPEEPAQQRATPRHVRTSSRAASRQRAAEWEESASEQTRDLFLRLKEWRLEVSKEMSKPPFSVFTDQTLRDIATVQPKTLRQLRVIGGVGDIKLERHGAHVLAIVRGDNWRDY encoded by the coding sequence ATGGAACAACCGGACCCCTCAGCTCTCCTTGATGCTCTTGACCCTGACCAGCGGGCCGTCGCAACTCAGGTGACGGGTCCGCTCGCTGTGCTCGCGGGCGCAGGAACAGGGAAAACACGGGCGATCACCTATCGCATCGCCTACGGTGTTGCCTCGGGCGTTTACGACCCGTCACAGGTCCTTGCCGTGACGTTCACGAAACGTGCGGCCTACGAAATGCGTCACCGCCTCGCTCAGCTGGGAGTCCCACGGGTCCAGGCACGAACGTTCCACTCTGCGGCTTTGCGTCAGCTCATCCACTTCTGGCCAACCGTTGTTGGTGGACCACTGCCTGAGATCCTTCCGCACAAGGCCTCACTGGTTGCGGCATCAACGCGGCGCATGGGACTGGGAAGCGATAAAACATTGGTGCGCGATCTGGCTGCTGAGATTGAATGGGCAAAAGTGTCGATGATTGACTCTGCCCACTACAGGCAACGAGTCCTGCGTGATGGTCATGAAGTTCCAGCGGGCCTGTCGGCCTCAGATATGGCGCAGCTCCTCGATGTGTACGAGGACGCGAAAGCGGAACGCGGATGCATTGACTTCGAGGACGTTCTGGTTCACATGTGTGGGATTCTCCAGGAACGACCTGAGGTTGCCGCGATCGTGCGTAAGCAATACCAACATTTCGTTGTCGATGAATTCCAGGATGTCAACGCGCTCCAGCAGAAATTACTTGACTTGTGGCTGGGGAACCGTCATGACGTGTGCGTCGTTGGTGACGTCGCGCAAACCATCTACTCTTTCACCGGTGCAAGTCCCAAATACCTCCTGGGTTTTGCCCGAAAACACCCCGGTGCGCGAACGGTGGAGCTTGTTCGGGACTATCGTTCAACCCCGCAGGTTGTGGCCGTTGCCAACCGGCTGATGTCCCTCTCTGGTCGCTCAGCTGGCACGGTACGCCTGGAATCGCAGCGGCCCAGCGGTCCGGCTGTGTCCTTCAGATCCTATGCCGACGATCGGGCGGAAGCCGAAGGCATTGCCGATCGGGTTGGTCAACTCATCGCACAGGGGACCGATGCTCATCGCATCGCTGTGCTCATGCGGATGAACAGTCAGTCTCAGATCATCGAAGAAGTGTTTGGTCAACGGGGAATTCCCGTGGCAATGACTCACGCAACGCCGTTCTTTAACCGAGAGTCGGTGAGGTTAGGGATTAATGCGCTCGTTGTTGCCTCTCGTGGACAGTCGATGCAGGAAGAACACGCGGGGAGTGCTCGTCAATCTCCGGGCACCGGTGTTGGTGGTCAGGCACCCGCGAGCGCAGGTGACATCGCGGCGACCACGAATGAAACAGAAAGTCCGCATGATGGGCTCGTTGACCTGGTCAAAGACATCCTCGGACCCGTTGGATGGTCTCCTCAAGCCCCCGCCGGTACTGCGCTGCGTGAACGCTGGGCAAATCTTCAGGCCATCGTCCAATGGGCTCAGGACTCCGCGGCAACAACGCTCGGTGACTTCGTTGCTGAACTGCGAGAACGAGCCCAGTATCAGGTTGAACCAGACAAGAACGGTGTTGAGCTGACAACGATCCACGCGGCGAAGGGTCTTGAATGGGATGCCGTATTCCTCATCGGAGCCTCCGAGGGGCAGCTGCCGATTTCGCATGCCACAACGGATGATGAGCGAGAAGAGGAACGCCGGCTGGCCTATGTTGCGATTACCCGTGCCCGTGACATCCTCGAGGTGTCGTGGGCGCGTGCTCGTTCCACAAGCGGTCGAGGGGCACGCAAGCGCTCGCGGCTTTTTGACGGCATCTGGCCAGAGGAACCCGCGCAGCAGCGGGCAACGCCACGTCACGTGCGCACCTCCTCTCGCGCGGCATCGCGTCAGCGCGCGGCCGAATGGGAAGAATCCGCGTCCGAGCAGACCCGCGATCTTTTTCTCCGGCTCAAAGAATGGCGCTTGGAGGTGTCCAAGGAGATGTCAAAGCCACCTTTCTCAGTTTTCACCGACCAGACACTGCGTGACATTGCAACGGTTCAGCCCAAGACTCTGCGGCAATTACGCGTGATCGGGGGAGTGGGAGACATTAAACTCGAACGCCACGGCGCACACGTGCTGGCAATCGTCCGGGGTGACAACTGGCGCGACTACTGA
- the nudC gene encoding NAD(+) diphosphatase, producing the protein MNIELPLVRGDVDACIPIREHCDPHVLLREGTRGLAGAGVEVTQVRAFLVTAQGEIALVGHSEEQEEVPPRLASFPVPLSEEMLNECDESYFIGVTRSWPTKRTTTRNSVATKPNEWGEGAESSSSMDTVAHVAIVGGQREGNERMLRGAQLTPSGAVWRPLRKVGHLLGGNEAALALSAIALAAWHHSFRYCPRCAAPVRQILGGWASECTGCGYVEYPRHDPAIIVRVDDGRGRTLLAHNTAWREGFVSTIAGFVEAGESPDQSVGRELMEEVGLSVDDMTYVGTQPWPFPRSQMLGYVAKIHAEDPVPRPDGAEIEWARFYSREELTEAILNGTVEAPGRASIAYAMLRDWYGGELPHGPLTSR; encoded by the coding sequence ATGAACATTGAGCTGCCCCTGGTGCGCGGTGACGTTGATGCGTGCATCCCGATCCGTGAGCACTGCGACCCTCATGTTCTCCTGCGTGAAGGAACCCGGGGGCTGGCGGGCGCGGGAGTGGAAGTCACTCAAGTCCGCGCTTTTCTTGTCACTGCCCAAGGAGAGATCGCGCTCGTGGGTCACAGTGAGGAACAGGAAGAGGTGCCTCCACGGCTTGCATCTTTTCCCGTTCCGCTGTCGGAAGAGATGCTCAACGAGTGTGACGAGTCATACTTCATTGGGGTGACACGCTCCTGGCCGACAAAGAGGACAACGACACGAAACTCAGTGGCGACGAAGCCGAACGAGTGGGGAGAAGGTGCGGAGTCGTCCTCGTCAATGGATACGGTTGCGCACGTGGCAATCGTTGGTGGTCAGCGCGAAGGCAACGAACGGATGCTGCGCGGCGCACAACTGACCCCCTCGGGTGCTGTGTGGCGTCCCCTGCGCAAAGTGGGGCACCTACTTGGCGGGAACGAGGCGGCACTTGCACTTTCGGCAATTGCGTTGGCCGCGTGGCATCACTCATTCCGCTACTGTCCCCGCTGCGCTGCTCCCGTGCGCCAGATTCTCGGCGGCTGGGCAAGCGAGTGCACGGGGTGTGGATACGTTGAGTATCCCCGGCATGATCCGGCAATCATCGTTCGGGTTGACGATGGACGAGGACGGACGCTCCTTGCTCATAACACCGCGTGGAGAGAGGGTTTTGTCTCCACGATCGCCGGTTTCGTTGAAGCCGGTGAATCACCCGATCAGAGCGTTGGACGTGAACTCATGGAGGAAGTGGGGCTATCGGTTGATGACATGACCTACGTGGGAACGCAGCCGTGGCCCTTCCCCAGGTCGCAGATGCTGGGATACGTCGCGAAAATTCACGCTGAGGATCCTGTGCCTCGGCCTGATGGAGCGGAGATTGAGTGGGCACGTTTCTATTCGCGCGAGGAACTCACCGAGGCGATCCTCAATGGGACGGTTGAAGCTCCGGGGCGTGCGTCGATTGCGTATGCGATGCTGCGTGACTGGTACGGCGGGGAGCTTCCTCACGGGCCGCTGACGTCTCGATAA
- the rph gene encoding ribonuclease PH — protein MTNSEIRADGRTYDQLRPVSFTRGWSGTGEGSVLVECGNTRVLCVASLTPGVPRWKKDSGEGWVTAEYSMLPRATSERSSRESVKGKISGRTSEISRLIGRSLRAVIDFTALGENTIVLDCDVLRADGGTRTASITGAYIALADAVRWGTERGLITPRASSPVLTDSVSAISVGIIDSVPMLDLPYVEDVRAQTDMNVVQTGDGHFVEVQGTAEHAPFNREELGTLLDLAAHGNSLLARAQRECLDAPEGERIELAPQGIQGQ, from the coding sequence ATGACGAACAGTGAAATTCGCGCCGACGGCCGCACCTATGACCAGCTTCGCCCCGTATCTTTCACCCGAGGATGGTCGGGAACCGGCGAAGGATCCGTCCTCGTTGAATGTGGCAACACCCGTGTCCTATGTGTTGCGTCCTTGACTCCCGGTGTTCCCCGATGGAAGAAAGACAGCGGCGAAGGCTGGGTGACCGCCGAATACTCAATGCTTCCGCGAGCAACCTCTGAACGATCAAGCCGCGAGTCAGTCAAAGGGAAAATCTCTGGACGCACCTCCGAGATCTCCCGACTCATTGGCCGCTCCCTGCGTGCGGTCATTGATTTCACCGCGCTGGGAGAAAACACGATTGTTCTTGACTGCGATGTTCTGCGCGCCGACGGCGGTACCCGCACCGCATCGATCACCGGAGCGTATATCGCGCTTGCCGACGCTGTTCGTTGGGGAACAGAACGCGGTCTCATCACGCCGCGAGCCTCGTCGCCGGTTTTGACGGACTCGGTGTCTGCGATCTCCGTCGGCATCATCGACTCCGTCCCCATGCTTGACTTGCCCTACGTCGAGGACGTGCGCGCCCAAACGGACATGAACGTCGTACAGACCGGCGATGGACACTTCGTTGAGGTTCAGGGAACCGCCGAGCACGCTCCTTTTAACCGCGAGGAGCTGGGCACCCTGCTTGACTTGGCCGCACACGGCAACTCTCTCCTCGCCCGCGCTCAGCGAGAATGCCTCGATGCTCCCGAAGGGGAACGCATTGAACTTGCACCCCAGGGCATCCAGGGGCAGTGA
- the rdgB gene encoding RdgB/HAM1 family non-canonical purine NTP pyrophosphatase produces the protein MTQVPNSPSTPLGTGVTPRLVFATGNAHKISELEAILAPAWQGYAPGTIARMSDFDVDEPVEDGATFAENSLIKARHLVVETGMAAIADDSGITVDILGGAPGIFSARWCGHHGDDEANLNLLLAQLSDVPDHLRSAAFVSAAVLVLPDGREFVEHGQVRGTLTREPRGDHGFGYDPIFVPDGYSVTTAQMSAEEKNAISHRGIAFRALTPAIVAALANDE, from the coding sequence ATGACTCAGGTCCCCAACTCGCCCTCGACACCCTTGGGTACCGGTGTCACTCCGCGTCTCGTTTTTGCCACGGGGAACGCCCACAAAATCAGTGAACTCGAAGCGATCCTCGCCCCCGCGTGGCAAGGATACGCACCCGGCACGATCGCACGAATGTCGGATTTCGACGTTGACGAACCCGTTGAAGACGGCGCTACTTTCGCAGAAAACTCCCTCATTAAGGCACGTCACCTGGTCGTTGAAACCGGGATGGCAGCAATCGCAGACGACTCGGGCATCACCGTTGATATTCTCGGCGGAGCGCCCGGGATTTTCTCCGCACGCTGGTGTGGACATCACGGAGATGACGAGGCAAATCTCAACCTCCTTCTCGCGCAGCTCTCAGACGTCCCCGATCATTTGCGCTCCGCAGCGTTCGTCTCCGCTGCTGTCCTTGTGCTCCCCGACGGACGTGAATTCGTTGAGCACGGACAGGTGCGAGGAACGCTGACGCGTGAGCCTCGTGGCGATCACGGCTTCGGATACGATCCGATTTTCGTTCCCGACGGCTACTCAGTGACAACAGCGCAGATGAGCGCCGAAGAGAAGAACGCGATCAGTCACCGAGGGATCGCTTTTCGCGCTCTGACACCCGCAATCGTTGCGGCACTAGCCAACGATGAATGA
- a CDS encoding MBL fold metallo-hydrolase, whose product MKLTIIGATGSMSGPRSAASCYLVQAPGKDPETGRDRIWSIVLEMGPGSFGSLWRHLPPRDVDALFLSHCHADHMGDIISMHVYRKWGPEGCLPALALYGPRAVRDRIRQIDGTTEPEMYEDEFDIHTLVAGEPVRVGPMTVTPVIGQHTVESFGLRIEGPRFIDEDGAGDASCAHGLIVGERTDAHAKSLQAGGNGATMFFTGDTDLVPTIVEGARGVDLLLTEVGFTTDDVTRGIHMDGVRAGELATAAGVGHLVATHIQPWVSHERVLEELRTTWSGPVDFADTDRSFIVG is encoded by the coding sequence GTGAAACTGACGATTATTGGCGCCACGGGATCAATGTCTGGGCCGCGGTCCGCTGCCTCGTGCTACCTGGTGCAAGCTCCGGGGAAGGATCCGGAAACCGGCCGCGACCGCATATGGTCGATTGTCTTAGAAATGGGTCCCGGCTCCTTTGGTTCGCTCTGGCGGCATCTTCCGCCTCGGGACGTTGACGCGCTGTTCTTGTCACACTGTCACGCTGATCACATGGGTGACATCATTTCGATGCACGTGTACCGCAAGTGGGGTCCGGAAGGTTGCCTCCCCGCATTAGCGCTCTATGGTCCACGTGCGGTGCGGGATCGTATCCGTCAGATTGACGGCACCACGGAACCGGAGATGTACGAGGACGAGTTCGATATTCACACTCTTGTCGCCGGGGAACCGGTGCGTGTTGGTCCGATGACGGTGACTCCCGTGATTGGTCAGCACACGGTCGAGAGCTTTGGTTTGCGCATCGAAGGCCCACGTTTCATTGACGAGGACGGAGCCGGTGATGCCAGCTGTGCCCACGGCCTCATTGTGGGGGAGCGCACCGACGCGCATGCGAAGTCCCTACAGGCAGGTGGAAACGGTGCAACGATGTTCTTCACTGGCGACACGGATCTGGTGCCCACAATCGTCGAGGGTGCCCGAGGAGTCGATCTGCTGCTAACTGAAGTGGGATTCACAACCGATGACGTGACCCGCGGGATCCACATGGACGGGGTGCGTGCAGGTGAGCTGGCTACGGCAGCCGGCGTGGGTCACCTGGTGGCAACACACATCCAACCGTGGGTGTCGCACGAGCGTGTTCTTGAGGAACTACGCACAACATGGTCAGGTCCCGTGGACTTTGCCGATACCGACCGGTCATTCATCGTTGGCTAG
- the murI gene encoding glutamate racemase: MDNAPIGIFDSGLGGLTVARAVIDKLPDEEILYLGDTAHTPYGPRPIAQARSFTLGCLDELASRGVKMLVIACNTATAAALSDARERYWIDAHIPVIEVISPAARQAVVTTRRQRIGVIGTEATIQSEAYLNALAAVPGVKVFQQACPRFVEFVERGQTTGPEIEELAREYLEPLKEQGVDTLILGCTHYPLLTGVIGRVMGEGVSLVTSSEATANVTYNELTDRGLLHEPRADGDEPCHQFLATGESTMFPRLAKRFLGPEVGNVHQVHLPEPGAIA, translated from the coding sequence ATGGATAACGCGCCGATAGGTATTTTTGATTCAGGTCTTGGGGGGCTGACGGTTGCGCGCGCTGTCATTGACAAGCTCCCCGACGAAGAAATCCTCTACCTCGGAGACACGGCGCACACACCTTACGGGCCACGACCCATCGCCCAGGCGCGGTCATTCACTCTGGGATGCCTCGATGAACTGGCATCTCGCGGAGTCAAGATGCTGGTCATCGCGTGCAACACAGCAACCGCCGCCGCACTCTCTGATGCGCGTGAACGCTACTGGATTGACGCTCATATCCCCGTCATCGAAGTCATCAGCCCCGCTGCCCGACAGGCTGTGGTCACAACTCGTCGGCAGCGGATCGGCGTCATCGGAACCGAAGCGACCATTCAGTCTGAGGCTTACCTCAACGCGCTTGCCGCTGTGCCAGGGGTGAAGGTCTTCCAACAGGCCTGCCCGCGGTTCGTTGAGTTCGTTGAACGAGGACAAACAACGGGACCAGAAATTGAGGAGCTGGCACGCGAATACCTTGAGCCCCTCAAAGAACAGGGCGTCGATACGCTCATTCTCGGGTGCACCCACTACCCGCTGCTCACCGGCGTCATCGGGCGCGTCATGGGGGAAGGCGTATCCCTCGTGACCTCGTCGGAAGCAACGGCGAACGTCACCTACAACGAACTCACGGACCGCGGTCTTCTCCACGAGCCTCGGGCCGACGGTGACGAGCCGTGCCACCAATTCCTTGCAACGGGCGAATCAACAATGTTCCCGCGTCTGGCCAAGCGTTTCCTTGGGCCCGAGGTCGGCAACGTTCATCAGGTCCATCTTCCAGAACCGGGGGCGATCGCGTGA
- a CDS encoding DUF2017 family protein has product MIGPFRLVRSGSVDTYVADVSTEYLRLIRQLAVEILIVLDSPADNEMARMVEATTGGESQREAPMERALNYLLAPMSEDEADAARLRALTEDYLRAEKSSRLRRIARALDRLIGAGKTRVEVAAEEAWDWLSGMNDVRLGLAGELGIRNNEDAHRVEELAFAQTPSGRDQSAAAIYTVITWWQDSLLSALISAQEEH; this is encoded by the coding sequence ATGATTGGGCCCTTCCGCCTGGTACGGTCGGGGTCTGTTGACACCTATGTCGCGGACGTCAGCACTGAATATCTGCGGTTGATCCGTCAACTTGCAGTGGAGATCCTCATCGTCCTCGATTCCCCTGCGGACAATGAGATGGCTCGCATGGTTGAGGCAACCACCGGAGGGGAATCCCAGCGCGAAGCCCCGATGGAACGCGCGCTGAATTATCTCCTTGCGCCAATGAGCGAGGACGAAGCTGACGCGGCCCGTCTCAGAGCGTTAACTGAGGACTATCTTCGCGCCGAGAAATCCAGCAGGTTGCGCAGGATCGCTCGCGCCCTCGATCGGCTCATCGGTGCGGGGAAAACACGTGTTGAAGTAGCGGCAGAGGAGGCGTGGGACTGGCTTTCGGGAATGAATGATGTGCGTCTGGGATTAGCTGGCGAACTGGGGATACGCAACAATGAGGATGCCCACAGAGTTGAGGAGCTGGCTTTCGCACAAACCCCGTCAGGACGCGACCAAAGCGCCGCCGCGATCTACACGGTCATCACCTGGTGGCAAGATTCACTACTTTCTGCACTGATATCGGCGCAGGAAGAACACTAA
- the clpS gene encoding ATP-dependent Clp protease adapter ClpS, with protein sequence MPSSLTTLPDPLVTERSSRFVQWRTVVWDDPINLMDYVTYVFRRHFGYPLTTCESLMLQVHEQGRAIVSTGTRERMEADVAAMHGYGLHATLEEDDGSESSERT encoded by the coding sequence ATGCCCAGTTCACTGACGACACTGCCGGATCCGCTGGTCACGGAGCGTTCCTCTCGCTTCGTGCAGTGGCGTACCGTCGTGTGGGATGATCCGATCAATCTCATGGATTATGTGACTTACGTGTTTCGTCGCCACTTCGGCTATCCCCTGACAACCTGTGAATCCCTGATGCTTCAAGTTCATGAACAGGGGCGAGCAATCGTGTCGACGGGAACTCGCGAACGCATGGAAGCTGACGTTGCTGCCATGCACGGTTACGGACTCCACGCGACCCTCGAAGAAGACGACGGCAGTGAATCGAGTGAGAGAACATGA
- a CDS encoding nicotinate phosphoribosyltransferase: MPASVSTSLLTDMYELTMLDAALKSGTALRRSTFEVFGRRLPSTRRFGVVAGTGRLLEALERFEFGPEQIDWLHEQHIVSDETLDYLKDFRFTGDIYGYAEGECYFAGSPLVTVEGTFAECTLLETLLLSILNHDCAVASAASRMTIAAHGRPCMDMGARRTHERSAVSAARAAYIGGFKGTSDLEAAKRYSIKAIGTAAHAFTLLHDSERQAFDAQISLLGPSTTLLVDTYDVETGVRNAVEAARAAGGELGAVRLDSGDLVAQAFKVRGQLDAMGAKSTKITVTNDLDEYAIAALGAAPIDSYGVGTKLVTGSGVPTAALVYKMVSREDDNGHNVPVAKKSESKSTVGGRKIAGRLRDEDGYASQELLVIGSTREEALAYLESVGARPLQVSLIEQGTIRSELWQQEDTLQRAQDHHVLARNELPYQAWRLSEGEPAIPTHYERLGA, encoded by the coding sequence ATGCCAGCTTCGGTTTCCACGTCACTTTTGACGGATATGTATGAATTGACCATGCTCGATGCCGCATTGAAGTCCGGGACGGCTCTGCGGCGCTCAACCTTCGAGGTCTTCGGTCGTCGTCTCCCCTCGACTCGGCGTTTCGGCGTCGTTGCCGGCACGGGACGTCTGCTTGAGGCTCTCGAACGCTTTGAGTTCGGACCCGAGCAGATTGACTGGCTGCACGAGCAGCACATCGTTTCCGACGAGACCTTGGATTACCTCAAGGATTTTCGTTTCACCGGTGACATTTACGGCTACGCCGAAGGGGAATGCTACTTCGCGGGTTCACCGCTGGTCACAGTTGAAGGAACATTCGCCGAATGCACCCTCCTGGAAACCCTCCTCCTGTCGATCCTCAACCACGACTGCGCTGTTGCGTCGGCGGCATCACGGATGACAATTGCGGCTCACGGCCGCCCCTGCATGGACATGGGTGCCCGTCGCACCCACGAGAGGTCCGCTGTGTCCGCCGCGCGCGCCGCCTACATCGGCGGATTCAAGGGAACCTCCGATCTGGAAGCCGCGAAACGCTACTCAATTAAGGCAATTGGCACGGCAGCGCACGCGTTCACCCTGCTTCATGATTCCGAACGCCAGGCCTTCGATGCGCAGATCAGTCTGCTCGGGCCTTCGACAACGTTGCTCGTGGACACCTACGACGTTGAGACGGGTGTGCGTAACGCCGTTGAGGCAGCTCGTGCCGCCGGTGGTGAGCTTGGCGCTGTCCGTCTGGATTCCGGTGACCTCGTTGCTCAGGCCTTCAAGGTTCGCGGGCAACTTGACGCTATGGGGGCAAAATCTACGAAGATCACCGTGACGAATGACTTGGATGAATACGCGATTGCCGCTCTGGGCGCCGCACCTATCGACTCCTACGGTGTGGGGACAAAACTCGTCACAGGTTCGGGTGTTCCCACAGCCGCCCTCGTGTACAAAATGGTGTCACGCGAGGACGACAACGGACATAACGTCCCCGTGGCCAAGAAGTCCGAATCGAAGTCCACTGTGGGCGGACGCAAGATCGCGGGCCGGCTCAGGGACGAGGACGGATACGCCTCCCAGGAACTCCTCGTCATTGGCTCCACCCGCGAGGAAGCACTTGCATACTTGGAATCCGTGGGGGCTCGCCCTCTTCAGGTCTCTCTCATCGAGCAGGGCACGATCCGGTCGGAACTGTGGCAACAGGAGGACACGCTTCAGCGTGCTCAGGATCACCACGTCCTCGCCCGTAATGAACTCCCCTATCAGGCATGGCGTCTATCCGAGGGGGAACCAGCGATTCCCACGCATTACGAACGACTCGGCGCATAA
- a CDS encoding DUF3039 domain-containing protein, translating to MRSALNEPTGPSAPSGPAGPATQSSTGLLERTQVEQEKSPGDGDRFAHFVRRDKADNAMITGQPVVALCGKVWIPTRDASRYPVCPTCKELRDSMGRNDRHWPFSNGSGGSGSGDSGSGSGGAGK from the coding sequence ATGCGTAGTGCTCTGAACGAACCAACAGGACCGTCGGCTCCCAGTGGACCGGCAGGTCCGGCAACTCAGTCCTCCACGGGACTGCTGGAGCGTACCCAGGTTGAACAAGAGAAGAGCCCCGGTGACGGCGACCGTTTCGCACACTTTGTTCGCCGAGATAAAGCAGATAACGCCATGATCACCGGCCAACCCGTTGTTGCGCTGTGCGGCAAAGTATGGATTCCCACGCGCGACGCATCCCGCTACCCGGTGTGTCCAACGTGTAAAGAACTCCGAGACTCAATGGGACGCAATGACCGTCACTGGCCGTTCTCGAATGGATCGGGCGGTTCAGGTTCAGGCGACTCAGGTTCGGGATCTGGGGGCGCTGGCAAGTGA